In Gossypium hirsutum isolate 1008001.06 chromosome D06, Gossypium_hirsutum_v2.1, whole genome shotgun sequence, one genomic interval encodes:
- the LOC121218630 gene encoding acetyl-coenzyme A synthetase, chloroplastic/glyoxysomal, with translation MKSISISPRPIFPLILPQLEHRYKISRLNHRLPLLHLDGAGRSLLLMASLSNHNHNHNHNHNHHFRHADSNASPPSSAVAKISHLKAVVLGDAPASEEDDVVLPSHDFSRQALVPSQQKYLEMYKASIENPAGFWSGIASSEFYWKQRWGDQVYSENLDVRRGNIKIEWFKGGITNVCYNCLDRNIDAGLADKIALYWESNEPGFDATLTYSQLLQRVCQLANYLKSVGVRKGDAVVVYLPMLMELPITMLACARIGAVHSVVFAGFSSESLAQRIVDCKPKVVITCNAVKRGPKTVFLKDIVDAALIDSANKGISVDVCLTYENQLALKREKTKWKEGRDIWWEDVVPKYPTSCDVEWVDAEDPLFLLYTSGSTGKPKGVLHTTGGYMVYTATTFKYAFDYKDSDVYWCTADCGWITGHSYVTYGPMLNGATVLLYEGAPSYPDPGRCWDIVDKYKVTIFYTAPTLVRSLMRDGDEYVTRYSRKSLRVLGSVGEPINPSAWRWFFNVVGGSRCPISDTWWQTETGGFMITPLPGAWPQKPGSATFPFFGVQPVIVDEKGVELDGECSGYLCVKSSWPGAFRTLYGDHERYETTYFKPFPGYYFTGDGCSRDKDGYHWLTGRVDDVINVSGHRIGTAEVESALVSHPQCAEAAVVGVEHQVKGQGIYAFVTPVEGISYSEELRKSLILTVRTQIGAFAAPDKIHWAPALPKTRSGKIMRRILRKIAARQLDELGDTSTLADPGVVDQLIKLADT, from the exons ATGAAGAGCATCAGCATTTCCCCCCGTCCCATCTTTCCCCTTATACTCCCACAGCTTGAACATCGCTACAAAATATCCCGCCTCAACCATCGCTTGCCTCTTCTTCACCTTGACGGTGCCGGTCGATCACTCTTGTTGATGGCCTCTCTCAGCAACCACAACCACAACCACAACCACAACCACAACCACCATTTCCGCCACGCTGATTCCAATGCTTCTCCGCCTTCCTCTGCCGTAGCCAAGATCTCTCATTTGAAGGCCGTTGTTTTGGGTGACGCTCCTGCTTCTGAAGAGGACGACGTCGTTCTCCCTAGCCATGACTTTTCTCGTCAGGCTCTCGTTCCTTCTCAGCAAAAG TACCTGGAAATGTATAAAGCATCGATAGAAAACCCGGCTGGGTTTTGGTCAGGCATTGCATCATCGGAGTTTTACTGGAAACAAAGATGGGGAGATCAGGTTTACTCTGAGAATCTCGATGTGAGGAGGGGGAATATCAAGATCGAg TGGTTCAAAGGCGGCATTACCAATGTGTGTTACAATTGCTTAGATAGAAACATTGATGCTGGACTTGCAGACAAAATTGCTCTTTATTGGGAATCCAATGAACCTGGCTTTGATGCTACTTTAACTTATTCCCAACTACTCCAACGAGTTTGCCAG CTTGCTAACTACTTGAAAAGTGTTGGTGTTAGAAAGGGCGATGCTGTTGTTGTTTATTTGCCTATGTTAATGGAACTCCCTATTACTATGCTTGCATGCGCGCGCATTGGTGCAGTTCACTCG GTTGTCTTTGCTGGGTTCTCTTCAGAATCTCTTGCCCAACGAATTGTGGACTGCAAACCCAAAGTTGTTATTACTTGTAATGCTGTTAAAAGAGGTCCTAAGACCGTCTTCCTCAAGGACATTGTTGATGCTGCCCTTATTGACTCTGCCAACAAGGGGATCTCTGTAG atgtgTGCTTAACCTATGAAAACCAATTGGCACTGAAGAGGGAAAAGACTAAATGGAAGGAAGGAAGAGATATATGGTGGgag GATGTTGTCCCAAAATATCCAACTTCTTGTGACGTTGAATGGGTGGATGCAGAAGATCCCCTTTTTCTGCTGTATACTAGTGGGAGTACCGGGAAGCCAAAG GGTGTACTTCATACAACTGGAGGATATATGGTGTACACAGCTACAACATTCAAATATGCATTTGACTACAAAGACTCTGATGTTTACTG GTGCACAGCTGACTGTGGTTGGATTACAGGGCACAGTTATGTTACTTATGGACCCATGCTTAATGGAGCTACAGTTCTTCTGTATGAGGGG GCCCCAAGTTACCCTGATCCTGGACGATGTTGGGACATTGTTGACAAATACAAGGTGACCATTTTCTACACTGCCCCTACCTTGGTGCGCTCTCTCATGCGTGATGGTGATGAG TATGTTACACGCTACTCAAGGAAGTCCCTTCGTGTCCTTGGAAGTGTTGGCGAGCCTATTAATCCAAGTGCTTGGAG GTGGTTTTTTAATGTAGTTGGAGGGTCAAGGTGCCCAATTTCTGACACTTGGTGGCAAACAGAAACAGGTGGCTTTATG ATTACTCCTCTACCAGGGGCCTGGCCACAGAAGCCTGGTTCTGCAACCTTTCCTTTCTTTGGAGTCCAG CCTGTCATAGTGGATGAGAAAGGAGTTGAGCTTGATGGTGAGTGCAGTGGCTACCTGTGTGTGAAAAGCTCATGGCCTGGTGCATTTCGAACTCTGTATGGTGACCATGAGAGATATGAGACAACATACTTTAAGCCATTCCCTGGATATTATTTTACTGGTGATGGATGCAGCAG GGACAAAGATGGGTACCACTGGCTTACTGGAAGAGTTGATGATGTTATCAATGTCAG CGGGCATCGTATTGGCACAGCTGAGGTGGAATCTGCTCTAGTTTCTCATCCTCAGTGTGCAGAAGCTGCTGTGGTTGGTGTTGAGCACCAG GTTAAAGGGCAGGGCATATACGCCTTTGTAACTCCAGTGGAAGGCATTTCTTACAGTGAAGAACTCAGAAAGAGCCTTATACTCACCGTGCGAACTCAG ATAGGAGCATTCGCGGCACCTGACAAAATACATTGGGCACCTGCCCTCCCAAAAACAAGGAGTGGGAAGATAATGCGGAGGATTCTGAGGAAAATCGCGGCCAGACAGTTGGATGAACTCGGAGACACAAGCACACTGGCCGATCCAGGTGTAGTAGACCAGCTTATTAAACTTGCTGATACCTGA
- the LOC107962386 gene encoding protein TRIGALACTOSYLDIACYLGLYCEROL 4, chloroplastic, translating into MKKLRWAIDGELWELDASTPRTLEGAARAVPGKALPLGLSRGTKLFRPNQIDFMQRFMAAPFLPSYTHHLGVTIQRVLSIPVSENWSALLLGQFNLRKFLSSLKENGGGDGVRKRDLKSIGKLFLDKSLYALGFSSEVLLTPDDTLLLSSDSYYAHNSSSIPRKKAVFRHKFPHHNLTVDAAWPALFVDKETGTYWDVPFSMAIDLASLPLDSGLSYHLCLHHNHGSPKQFQGDPIAQVPASLFPGISAKCAFSYEKNVDIWRSKAQKLKMVQPYDVFLSNPHVSASGTIGAVLSANFGESSVRLVEDAKDIKQLSYHNPTLKSTLLGDIFASMSFTAQHGNFQRLVSDLTRFHVRMDFPSGSKFLSGATLLVQDLLNSHQPSPEAVKMICPTTSLSLQQQIAGPFSFRVDSGVVIDFKDKGWHIQADQPVFAIEYALQVLWSAKAVAWYSPKHQEFMVELRFLES; encoded by the exons ATGAAGAAGCTCCGATGGGCAATAGACGGTGAATTATGGGAATTGGACGCTTCCACCCCTCGTACCCTTGAAGGAGCGGCGCGTGCTGTTCCAGGGAAGGCATTACCTTTGGGTTTATCAAGAGGGACTAAACTTTTCAGGCCTAACCAGATCGATTTCATGCAACGGTTCATGGCTGCCCCTTTTCTTCCCTCTTATACCCATCACCTTGGGGTTACAATTCAGCGAGTATTGAGCATCCCTGTTAGTGAGAATTGGTCTGCTCTTTTGCTTGGTCAGTTCAACCTGCGTAAGTTTTTGTCGTCTTTAAAGGAAAATGGAGGTGGAGATGGTGTGCGTAAGCGTGACCTTAAATCAATTGGGAAGCTTTTTCTTGATAAGTCATTGTATGCCCTTGGGTTCTCTTCCGAAGTGTTGTTAACCCCTGATGACACTCTGCTTTTAAGCTCTGATTCATATTACGCTCATAATTCCTCTTCCATTCCTAGAAAGAAAGCTGTTTTCCGTCATAAG TTTCCACATCATAATTTGACAGTGGATGCAGCTTGGCCTGCTCTCTTTGTGGACAAAGAGACTGGTACTTACTGGGATGTGCCTTTCTCCATGGCAATTGATTTGGCTTCTCTTCCATTGGATTCTGGTCTCAGTTATCATTTGTGCCTACACCATAACCATGGGTCACCAAAGCAATTTCAAGGTGATCCCATTGCTCAAGTCCCCGCTTCTCTATTTCCTGGCATTTCTGCTAAATGCGCCTTTTCTTACGAGAAGAATGTTGACATTTGGAGAAGCAAAGCTCAGAAACTGAAGATGGTTCAACCGTATGACGTATTCCTTTCAAATCCCCATGTTTCAGCATCAGGAACCATTG GTGCTGTTTTGAGTGCAAATTTTGGGGAGAGTTCGGTCAGATTAGTTGAAGATGCTAAAGATATTAAGCAGTTATCATATCATAATCCAACTCTAAAATCTACCCTTCTAGGGGATATATTTGCATCCATGTCATTTACGGCCCAGCACGGGAACTTCCAACGGCTAGTTTCTGATCTTACAAGATTTCACGTTCGCATGGATTTCCCTTCTGGTTCTAAATTCCTTTCAGGTGCCACACTATTAGTTCAAGATCTTTTGAACTCACACCAGCCTAGTCCAGAAGCAGTTAAAATGATCTGCCCAACTACCTCCCTTTCACTTCAGCAGCAG ATTGCAGGGCCTTTCAGTTTTAGAGTTGATTCAGGGGTTGTGATTGATTTCAAGGACAAAGGTTGGCACATACAAGCAGACCAACCAGTGTTTGCAATTGAATATGCATTGCAGGTCCTTTGGTCCGCAAAGGCTGTTGCTTGGTATTCCCCAAAGCATCAAGAGTTCATGGTAGAGCTTCGTTTTCTCGAGAGTTAA